A single Glycine soja cultivar W05 chromosome 14, ASM419377v2, whole genome shotgun sequence DNA region contains:
- the LOC114384755 gene encoding pleiotropic drug resistance protein 1-like isoform X2, whose product MEGRNISRVDSARASGSNIWRNNNMDVFSTSEREDDEDALKWAAIERLPTYLRIQRSILNNEDGKGREVDIKQLGLTERKILLERLVKIAEEDNERFLLKLRERMDRVGLDIPTIEVRFEHINVEAQVYVGGRALPSMLNFFANVLEDLFFLPKGFLNYLHIIPSPKKPLRILQNISGIIKPRRMTLLLGPPGSGKTTLLLALAGKLGKDLKHSGRVTYNGHELEEFVPQRTSAYISQYDNHIGEMTVRETLAFSARCQGVGQNYEILAELLRREKQAKIKPDPDIDSYMKAAALGRQRTSVVTDYILKILGLEVCADIMVGDGMIRGISGGQKKRVTTGEMLVGPIKVLFMDEISTGLDSSTTFQIINSIRQSIHILNGTALVSLLQPAPETYELFDDIILLTDGQIVYQGPRENVLEFFESMGFKCPERKGVADFLQEVTSKKDQWQYWVRKDEPYSFVTVKDFAEAFQLFHIGQNLGEELASPFDRSKSHPNVLTTKKYGVNKKELLRACASREFLLMKRNSFVYIFKVTQLIYLAIITTTLFLRTKMHRDTVEDGGAYMGALFFAVTVAMFNGISELNMAIMKLPVFYKQRDLLFYPAWAYSLPPWILKIPITLIEVAIWEGISYYAIGFDPSLVRLLKQYLIILCINQMASSLFRLMAAFGRDVIVANTAGSFALLIVLVLGGFVISRENVHKWFLWGYWSSPLMYGQNAIAVNEFLGHSWRKVTPNSNETLGVLILKTRGFFPEAYWYWIGVGALIGYVFLYNFLFTLALQYLSPFRKDQASGLSQEKLLERNASTAEELIQLPKGNSSSEEANIPSRSFSGRISDDKASGSGRRGMVLPFQPLSLTFDEMKYSVDMPQEMKKQGVFEERLELLKGVSGVFRPGVLTALMGVSGAGKTTLMDVLAGRKTGGYIEGSITISGYPKRQETFARISGYCEQFDIHSPNVTVYESLLYSAWLRLPREVDRATRKMFIEEVMELVELNSIREALVGLPGENGLSTEQRKRLTIAVELVANPSIIFMDEPTSGLDARAAAIVMRTVRNTVNTGRTVVCTIHQPSIDIFDAFDELLLLKLGGEQIYAGPLGRHCSHLIQYFEAIQGVPKIKEGYNPATWMLEVTSAGTEASIKVNFTNVYRNSELYGRNKQLIQELSIPPQGSRDLHFDSQYSQTLVTQCKACLWKQHLSYWRNTSYTAVRLLFTMLIALLFGIIFWDIGLKRSKEQDLFNAMGSMYAAVTFIGVQNGASVQPIIAVERTVFYRERAAGMYSALPYALAQVIIELPHILVQALMYGIIVYAMMGFDWTTSKFLWYLFFMYFTFLYYTFYGMMTMAITPNAHVAAILSSAFYAIWSLFSGFVIPLSRIPIWWKWYYWICPVAWTLNGLVASQYGDNRDKLENGQRVEEFVKSYFGFEHDFLGVVASVVAGFSLLFAFIFAFGIKVLNFQKR is encoded by the exons ATGGAGGGCAGAAACATATCCAGGGTTGATAGTGCAAGAGCCAGTGGTTCTAACATATGGAGGAACAACAACATGGATGTTTTCTCTACATCAGAACGCGAAGATGATGAAGACGCTCTCAAATGGGCAGCCATAGAGCGACTCCCGACGTATCTTCGCATTCAGAGAAGCATACTCAACAATGAAGATGGGAAAGGGAGAGAGGTTGACATCAAGCAACTAGGCCTCACAGAGAGAAAGATTCTTCTGGAGAGGCTTGTGAAGATAGCAGAAGAAGATAATGAAAGGTTCTTGCTGAAACTCAGGGAAAGAATGGACAG AGTTGGGCTTGATATTCCAACAATTGAAGTTAGATTTGAGCATATAAATGTGGAAGCACAAGTTTATGTTGGAGGAAGAGCATTGCCTTCAATGCTGAACTTTTTTGCTAATGTACTAGAG GATCTCTTCTTCTTGCCAAAGGGGTTCTTAAATTATCTTCACATAATTCCAAGTCCAAAGAAACCGTTACGTATACTTCAGAATATCAGTGGAATCATAAAGCCTCGAAG AATGACATTGCTTTTGGGGCCACCCGGTTCTGGAAAGACCACTTTGCTGTTAGCATTGGCTGGAAAACTTGGTAAAGATTTGAAA CATTCTGGGAGAGTAACATACAATGGGCATGAGCTTGAAGAGTTTGTGCCACAAAGGACTTCAGCTTATATAAGTCAATATGATAACCACATTGGAGAAATGACTGTGAGAGAAACTCTGGCTTTCTCAGCTAGATGTCAAGGGGTTGGACAAAACTATG AGATTTTGGCTGAGCTACTGAGAAGAGAGAAGCAAGCAAAGATTAAGCCGGATCCTGATATTGATTCCTATATGAAG GCTGCAGCCCTAGGAAGACAGCGGACCAGCGTGGTCACCGATTATATTCTCAAG atTTTGGGACTTGAAGTGTGTGCTGACATTATGGTAGGAGATGGAATGATAAGAGGTATCTCAGGAGGGCAGAAAAAGAGAGTCACTACAg GGGAGATGCTGGTTGGACCTATAAAGGTGTTATTCATGGATGAGATATCAACTGGTTTGGACAGTTCcacaacttttcaaataatCAATTCTATCCGGCAATCCATCCATATTCTGAATGGAACTGCACTTGTGTCTCTGCTACAGCCAGCACCAGAAACTTATGAACTATTTGATGATATAATACTATTAACGGATGGCCAAATTGTGTACCAAGGGCCAAGAGAAAATGTGCTAGAGTTTTTCGAATCAATGGGTTTCAAGTGTCCTGAAAGAAAAGGAGTTGCTGACTTCTTGCAAGAA GTGACATCAAAAAAGGATCAATGGCAATATTGGGTGCGTAAAGATGAACCTTATAGTTTTGTCACTGTCAAGGATTTTGCTGAAGCATTCCAGTTATTTCACATAGGTCAAAATCTTGGAGAGGAGCTAGCCAGTCCATTTGACAGGTCTAAAAGCCATCCAAATGTATTGACCACAAAGAAGTATGGTGTTAACAAAAAGGAGCTGCTGAGGGCTTGTGCTAGCAGggaatttttgcttatgaagaGAAATTCATTTGTCTACATATTCAAAGTCACACAA CTCATCTATTTAGCTATCATCACAACAACATTATTTCTACGAACTAAGATGCATCGCGATACGGTGGAGGACGGAGGAGCTTACATGGGTGCCCTTTTCTTTGCAGTCACCGTTGCGATGTTCAATGGAATATCAGAGCTAAATATGGCTATCATGAAACTTCCTgtcttttacaagcaaagggACCTTCTTTTCTATCCTGCATGGGCTTATTCTCTTCCCCCATGGATTCTCAAAATACCAATTACCCTCATAGAAGTAGCTATTTGGGAAGGCATCTCTTACTATGCCATTGGCTTTGATCCTAGTTTGGTGAG GCTTTTAAAACAGTACCTGATAATCCTTTGCATTAACCAGATGGCATCTTCGCTATTTCGATTGATGGCAGCATTTGGAAGGGATGTTATAGTTGCAAACACTGCTGGAAGTTTTGCATTACTTATAGTTCTGGTTTTGGGAGGATTTGTGATTTCCCGAG AGAATGTGCACAAATGGTTTCTGTGGGGTTACTGGTCCTCACCACTGATGTATGGACAGAATGCTATAGCTGTGAATGAATTTCTTGGTCATAGTTGGAGAAAG GTTACACCTAATTCCAATGAAACACTGGGAGTTTTGATACTGAAAACTCGAGGATTTTTCCCAGAAGCTTATTGGTATTGGATTGGAGTGGGAGCATTAATTGGTTatgtatttttgtataatttcctGTTCACCTTGGCATTGCAATATCTAAGTC CATTCAGAAAGGATCAAGCATCAGGGCTATCCCAAGAGAAATTGCTTGAGAGAAATGCTTCAACAGCTGAAGAGTTGATTCAATTACCAAAGGGAAACAGCTCTTCTG AAGAAGCAAACATACCATCCAGATCTTTTTCTGGAAGAATTAGTGATGATAAAGCTAGCGGAAGTGGAAGGAGGGGTATGGTTCTTCCTTTTCAACCTCTATCTCTCACATTTGATGAGATGAAATATTCTGTAGACATGCCACAG GAAATGAAAAAGCAAGGAGTTTTTGAGGAACGTCTAGAACTTTTGAAGGGTGTTAGTGGTGTCTTTAGGCCCGGAGTACTAACAGCTCTGATGGGGGTAAGTGGTGCCGGTAAGACTACATTAATGGATGTTTTAGCTGGAAGGAAAACTGGTGGATACATTGAAGGAAGTATCACAATATCTGGGTACCCAAAGAGGCAAGAAACATTTGCTCGTATCTCAGGATATTGCGAACAATTTGATATCCACTCACCTAATGTTACAGTTTATGAATCTTTATTATATTCTGCATGGCTTCGGTTACCCCGTGAAGTTGATCGTGCAACTAGAAAG ATGTTCATTGAGGAAGTTATGGAGCTAGTAGAGCTTAACTCAATAAGAGAAGCGCTTGTTGGATTGCCAGGAGAAAATGGACTTTCAACCGAGCAGCGCAAGAGGCTTACAATTGCAGTTGAACTAGTAGCCAACCCTTCAATAATATTCATGGATGAGCCAACCTCTGGCCTGGATGCTAGAGCAGCTGCAATTGTAATGAGAACCGTGAGGAACACTGTGAACACGGGACGAACCGTGGTTTGCACCATCCACCAGCCAAGTATTGATATATTTGATGCCTTTGATGAG CTGTTACTTTTGAAGTTGGGAGGGGAGCAAATATATGCTGGTCCATTAGGCCGCCACTGTTCCCATCTGATTCAGTACTTTGAG GCTATTCAAGGAGTTCCTAAGATCAAAGAAGGTTATAATCCTGCAACCTGGATGTTGGAAGTTACATCAGCAGGCACAGAAGCATCTATTAAGGTCAACTTCACCAATGTGTACAGAAACTCAGAACTATACGG GAGAAACAAACAATTGATCCAAGAGCTTAGTATACCTCCTCAAGGCTCAAGGGATCTACACTTTGATAGTCAGTATTCACAGACTTTGGTGACACAATGTAAAGCTTGTCTATGGAAACAGCATTTATCATACTGGAGGAACACATCATATACAGCAGTTAGACTCCTATTTACAATGCTAATAGCATTATTATTTGGGATCATATTTTGGGACATTGGCCTGAAAAG GAGTAAAGAGCAAGATCTTTTCAATGCTATGGGTTCAATGTATGCTGCAGTTACCTTCATTGGAGTGCAAAATGGTGCCTCGGTGCAGCCTATAATAGCGGTAGAGAGAACGGTCTTCTACAGAGAGAGAGCGGCTGGAATGTATTCAGCTTTGCCATATGCACTTGCACAG GTTATTATTGAACTTCCCCACATCTTGGTTCAGGCCCTTATGTATGGAATTATCGTATATGCCATGATGGGATTCGATTGGACCACATCAAAGTTCTTGTGGTATCTTTTCTTCATGTACTTCACTTTCTTATACTACACCTTTTATGGTATGATGACCATGGCCATTACCCCCAACGCACACGTTGCTGCCATATTGTCCAGTGCATTCTATGCAATATGGAGCCTTTTCTCAGGCTTCGTTATTCCCTTGTCT AGAATACCTATATGGTGGAAGTGGTACTATTGGATCTGCCCTGTGGCGTGGACCTTGAATGGATTGGTGGCTTCCCAATATGGAGACAACAGGGACAAACTTGAGAATGGTCAAAGGGTTGAAGAATTTGTGAAGAGTTATTTTGGGTTTGAACATGATTTTCTAGGGGTAGTGGCATCTGTGGTGGCTGGCTTCTCACTattgtttgctttcatcttcgCCTTTGGAATCAAAGTACTCAACTTCCAAAAACGATGA